In the Ilumatobacteraceae bacterium genome, one interval contains:
- the cobA gene encoding uroporphyrinogen-III C-methyltransferase, with product MTVWIVGVGPGDAELMTVKAARLLREADVVVYDRLIGADVLAEVSPLAVRHDVGKVPGRPGPTQEQINDLLVDLGRRYDTVVRVKGGDPFVFGRGIEEVRACEAAGVAASVVPGVTSALAGPLAAGVSVTERGVSSGVCIVTAHQDPDSDPLDWASLVRSGLTIVVMMGARRAAHIRDSLMFHGLDPATPAAVATSATHPDQQTWRGPLEQLGVEPVAAPSVLVIGAATAATAAPLADTRPSLAAAGVPT from the coding sequence ATGACCGTGTGGATCGTCGGGGTCGGCCCGGGCGACGCCGAGTTGATGACCGTCAAGGCAGCGCGACTGCTGCGCGAGGCCGATGTTGTCGTGTACGACCGTTTGATCGGCGCCGACGTGCTCGCCGAGGTCTCCCCGCTCGCCGTCCGACACGACGTCGGCAAGGTGCCTGGCCGACCCGGCCCGACCCAGGAGCAGATCAACGATCTCCTCGTCGATCTCGGCCGACGGTACGACACCGTGGTGCGGGTCAAGGGCGGCGACCCGTTCGTCTTCGGTCGCGGCATCGAAGAGGTCCGGGCCTGCGAAGCCGCCGGCGTGGCGGCGTCGGTGGTCCCCGGTGTCACTTCGGCACTCGCCGGTCCGTTGGCGGCCGGGGTGTCGGTGACCGAGCGCGGTGTGTCGAGCGGCGTCTGCATCGTCACGGCCCACCAGGACCCCGACTCCGACCCGCTCGACTGGGCGTCACTCGTCCGTTCCGGACTCACGATCGTCGTGATGATGGGGGCGCGACGCGCCGCCCACATCCGCGACTCGCTGATGTTCCACGGTCTCGACCCGGCGACGCCGGCCGCCGTGGCGACGAGTGCGACCCATCCTGACCAGCAGACCTGGCGCGGACCGCTGGAACAGCTCGGCGTCGAGCCGGTCGCAGCGCCGTCGGTCCTGGTGATCGGGGCAGCAACCGCAGCTACCGCAGCACCCCTCGCCGACACCCGGCCGTCGCTCGCCGCTGCAGGAGTGCCGACATGA
- a CDS encoding bifunctional precorrin-2 dehydrogenase/sirohydrochlorin ferrochelatase yields the protein MSAPAPIAIVPVGLRVAGRSVLVVGAGRIAARKAKAYLDQGAVVTVVAPVHGPEMAALDVERRIVREFRPRDLRGRWLVVTATGDPAVDGAVFRAAERRRIWCNAADDPANCSVILPAVARAGDVTVAISSGGRSPATASWLRRRIESMLDADTLDVATTCAEVRAEVRAAGLSTEVDGWADVLDRDALDLAATGEVDVLHDRLLDAVVGGRA from the coding sequence GTGAGCGCTCCCGCACCGATCGCGATCGTGCCCGTCGGTCTTCGAGTCGCCGGACGATCGGTCCTCGTGGTCGGCGCCGGCCGCATCGCCGCTCGCAAGGCGAAGGCCTACCTCGATCAGGGCGCGGTCGTGACGGTGGTCGCGCCTGTGCACGGCCCGGAGATGGCAGCGCTCGACGTGGAGCGCCGGATCGTCCGCGAGTTCCGGCCGCGCGACCTGCGGGGTCGGTGGCTGGTCGTGACAGCGACCGGTGACCCGGCGGTCGACGGAGCGGTATTCCGCGCCGCCGAGCGGCGGCGCATCTGGTGCAACGCCGCCGATGATCCGGCGAACTGCTCGGTGATCCTGCCGGCCGTCGCCCGCGCCGGCGACGTCACGGTCGCGATCAGCAGCGGTGGACGGAGCCCGGCGACCGCCTCGTGGCTCCGCCGCCGGATCGAGTCGATGCTCGACGCCGACACGCTCGACGTCGCTACGACCTGCGCCGAGGTCCGCGCCGAGGTCCGCGCCGCCGGTCTGTCGACCGAGGTCGACGGATGGGCCGACGTGCTCGACCGTGACGCCCTCGACCTGGCCGCCACCGGCGAGGTCGACGTGCTGCACGACCGATTGCTCGACGCCGTCGTCGGGGGCCGGGCATGA
- a CDS encoding enoyl-CoA hydratase/isomerase family protein, which produces MAGGGIDIDVTIGDDSVATIEIRRPPNNFFDIGLIDALAAGIAELDADPRCRAIVLCSAGKHFCAGADFSSPSDAPATDRHLYDAAVDLFATATPVVAAVQGAAIGGGLGLACFADFRIAAPEARFSANFARLGFHHGFGLTVTLPALVGQQRALDLLYTGRRIDGKEATAIGLADRLAPLAEVRSEAHAFAADIAASAPLAVTSIRQTMRGDLTDRIRIATDRERSEQDRLRRTADWREGVAAMTERRPPRFTGA; this is translated from the coding sequence ATGGCAGGCGGCGGCATCGACATCGACGTCACGATCGGTGACGACTCCGTCGCGACGATCGAGATCCGCCGGCCGCCGAACAACTTCTTCGACATCGGCCTGATCGACGCGCTCGCTGCGGGGATCGCCGAACTCGACGCCGACCCTCGATGTCGCGCGATCGTCCTCTGCTCGGCCGGCAAACACTTCTGCGCCGGCGCCGACTTCAGCTCGCCGTCCGACGCTCCTGCCACCGATCGCCACCTCTACGACGCTGCCGTCGACCTGTTCGCCACGGCCACACCGGTCGTCGCCGCGGTCCAGGGCGCTGCGATCGGGGGTGGACTCGGGCTCGCCTGTTTCGCCGACTTCCGGATCGCAGCACCCGAAGCGCGGTTCAGCGCCAACTTCGCACGGCTCGGATTCCACCACGGCTTCGGTCTCACCGTCACGCTGCCGGCGCTCGTCGGTCAACAGCGTGCCCTCGACCTGCTCTACACGGGGCGCCGGATCGACGGGAAGGAGGCCACCGCGATCGGGCTCGCCGACCGGCTCGCGCCGCTCGCCGAAGTCCGCTCCGAGGCACACGCGTTCGCCGCCGACATCGCTGCATCGGCCCCGCTCGCCGTCACGTCGATCCGGCAGACGATGCGGGGCGATCTCACCGACCGGATTCGGATCGCGACCGACCGGGAACGATCCGAACAGGATCGTCTCCGCCGGACGGCCGACTGGCGGGAAGGCGTCGCCGCGATGACCGAGCGTCGCCCGCCTCGCTTCACCGGAGCGTGA
- a CDS encoding GntR family transcriptional regulator, with protein MSQLATKVPAEATQDRRGTAPEDIAGEIRDSIGRGVLAPNLQLRQEELASRFSVSRVPVREALKILAAEGFVNHDPRRGFFVAPVSSSEMQDLYLARRLLESELLRTLEWPSAEEADALRRHLDDMQSAAEAEDVNRYAVVHAEFHNAVFDLSPRKVLKREAMRLWSLTDRYRSLRPRRVGPQSVEWERELLALIEAQDREGLLALFEEDRKAIEASLAQVLAEREL; from the coding sequence ATGAGTCAGCTCGCGACCAAAGTTCCGGCCGAAGCGACGCAAGATCGCCGAGGCACCGCCCCGGAAGACATCGCCGGCGAGATTCGTGACTCCATCGGCCGTGGCGTGCTCGCCCCGAACCTCCAGCTCCGTCAGGAAGAGCTCGCATCGCGCTTCTCGGTCAGCCGGGTCCCCGTTCGCGAAGCCCTGAAGATCCTCGCCGCCGAAGGGTTCGTCAATCACGACCCGCGACGCGGTTTCTTCGTCGCCCCCGTCTCCAGTTCGGAGATGCAGGACCTGTACCTCGCTCGCCGCCTCCTCGAGTCCGAGCTGCTGCGCACGCTCGAATGGCCGTCGGCCGAAGAAGCCGATGCGCTCCGCCGGCACCTCGACGACATGCAGTCGGCCGCCGAGGCCGAAGACGTCAACCGCTACGCGGTCGTGCACGCCGAGTTCCACAACGCCGTGTTCGACCTCTCGCCGCGCAAGGTGCTCAAGCGCGAGGCGATGCGACTCTGGTCGCTCACCGACCGGTACCGGTCGCTGCGCCCCCGTCGCGTCGGCCCGCAGTCGGTTGAGTGGGAGCGTGAGTTGCTCGCGCTGATCGAAGCCCAGGACCGCGAAGGTCTGCTGGCCCTGTTCGAAGAGGACCGCAAGGCGATCGAAGCGTCGCTCGCCCAGGTCCTCGCCGAACGCGAACTCTGA
- a CDS encoding phosphoadenylyl-sulfate reductase → MTCDTAFAPDLMAIHRASTELGDASPAEILRWAGDRYGDDLVVTASFGDATLVHLAATTIPGVEIALIDTGYLFAETLWYAERLRSQLDLNLTIIQPRLEESDADRWQHDPDGCCGVRKVEPLNRALEGRAAWVSGLRRSDSDERAHAPVVSYDVDRRITKINPLASMSDTDVAEYHRVNDLPHNPLTDRGYPSIGCWPCTRPVQPGEDPRAGRWADTEKTECGLHL, encoded by the coding sequence ATGACCTGCGACACCGCATTCGCTCCCGACCTGATGGCGATCCACCGAGCGTCGACCGAACTCGGCGACGCGTCGCCGGCCGAGATCCTGCGTTGGGCAGGCGACCGCTACGGGGATGATCTGGTGGTGACGGCGAGCTTCGGCGACGCCACGCTCGTTCACCTCGCGGCCACGACGATCCCCGGTGTCGAGATCGCACTGATCGACACCGGCTACCTCTTCGCCGAGACGCTCTGGTACGCCGAGCGGCTCCGTTCGCAACTCGATCTGAATCTCACGATCATCCAGCCCCGTCTCGAGGAGTCCGATGCCGACCGGTGGCAGCACGATCCCGACGGGTGCTGCGGCGTCCGCAAGGTCGAGCCGCTGAACCGAGCGCTCGAGGGTCGGGCCGCGTGGGTGAGCGGTTTGCGTCGGTCCGACAGCGACGAGCGCGCGCATGCACCGGTCGTCAGCTACGACGTCGACCGCCGGATCACGAAGATCAACCCGTTGGCCTCGATGTCCGACACCGACGTCGCGGAGTACCACCGGGTGAACGATCTGCCGCACAACCCGCTCACCGACCGTGGGTACCCGTCGATCGGCTGCTGGCCGTGCACCCGCCCGGTGCAGCCGGGCGAGGATCCGCGCGCCGGCCGGTGGGCCGACACCGAGAAGACCGAGTGCGGCCTCCATCTGTGA
- a CDS encoding group III truncated hemoglobin: MIVRPLIDDDLAKRTDLRDRADIHLLVQSFYRYAAMDEVLGPVFRAAYVDWPSHIDTVTDFWAWQLLGLPGYEGNPLRAHLPAHAVTPFTPAHFERWLGLFSSTIDEHFVGHTAELAKRRASKMAAALGRILAAADGPADGSGRSR, translated from the coding sequence GTGATCGTCCGCCCGCTCATCGACGACGACCTCGCGAAGCGGACCGACCTGCGTGACCGCGCCGACATCCATCTGCTCGTGCAGAGCTTCTACCGATACGCGGCGATGGACGAGGTCCTCGGGCCGGTGTTCCGTGCCGCTTACGTCGACTGGCCGTCGCACATCGACACCGTGACCGACTTCTGGGCATGGCAGCTGCTCGGCCTCCCCGGCTACGAGGGCAATCCGCTGCGAGCCCACCTGCCTGCGCACGCCGTCACACCGTTCACCCCGGCCCATTTCGAGCGCTGGCTCGGACTGTTCTCGAGCACCATCGACGAGCACTTCGTCGGCCACACCGCCGAGTTGGCGAAGCGTCGCGCCTCCAAGATGGCCGCTGCGTTGGGTCGGATCCTCGCCGCAGCGGACGGTCCTGCGGACGGCTCGGGCCGGTCGCGCTGA
- a CDS encoding DUF5658 family protein has protein sequence MTTISTSLERRSAAEREPTYRQILRPFWFVGALMMMLDGLTTYIALTLHAEAGAREGNPIAVWAMEHIGVAGTCILKVLIGVAMMWRLATTAERGHKFEWLNRNLLLRKRPAWKIRRNAAWALAFSLVLMGVVVGNNLRAIIDLSTQ, from the coding sequence ATGACCACCATCTCGACTTCCCTCGAGCGCCGATCGGCCGCCGAGCGCGAGCCGACCTATCGACAGATCCTCCGACCCTTCTGGTTCGTCGGCGCGTTGATGATGATGCTCGACGGTCTCACCACGTACATCGCGCTGACCCTCCACGCCGAAGCCGGCGCACGCGAGGGCAATCCGATCGCGGTGTGGGCGATGGAACACATCGGGGTGGCCGGCACGTGCATCCTCAAGGTGCTGATCGGCGTCGCGATGATGTGGCGTCTCGCCACCACGGCCGAGCGCGGCCACAAGTTCGAGTGGCTCAACCGGAACCTGCTGCTCCGCAAGCGTCCGGCCTGGAAGATCCGCCGGAATGCGGCATGGGCGCTCGCGTTCAGCCTCGTGCTGATGGGTGTCGTCGTCGGCAACAATCTGCGGGCGATCATCGACCTCTCGACGCAGTAG
- a CDS encoding acyl-CoA dehydrogenase family protein has protein sequence MTPDAVASEVRAWFTEAWDPELPLVEWRTRLVDSGWAVPSWSSDWYGRDLPTWADGVARSTIVASGGVHIPLGVGAGLAAPTIYEHGSDDLRSRVLRPTLTGAVSWCQLFSEPVAGSDLAGLQTTAVRDGDTWVVNGQKVWNTSADHADLAILVARTDWGVPKHAGLSYFVLDMHQPGVEARPILQMNFHRSFMEVFLTDATIAHTDLVGGEGGGWRVARATLAHERSYSVARAIDVSPTAGGRVLDEARAEAEAYLETYRWYPQRRGRAELAPERAATFGMTDDPVVRQQITDLWSYERAAQLTADRAAAARALGRPPGSEGSIGKLALSEVARRSNRVHSTISGAQGMLRDGEHPLDDVIAEVLVSTPAQSIAGGTDEIQHNIIGENVLGLPRDPSVDRDRPFRDVGRQG, from the coding sequence ATGACTCCAGACGCCGTCGCCTCCGAGGTCAGGGCATGGTTCACCGAGGCATGGGACCCCGAACTCCCACTCGTCGAGTGGCGCACGCGGCTGGTCGACTCGGGATGGGCGGTGCCGTCGTGGTCGAGCGACTGGTACGGACGCGATCTGCCGACATGGGCCGATGGGGTCGCGCGGTCGACGATCGTCGCCTCCGGCGGTGTGCACATTCCCCTCGGTGTCGGTGCCGGGTTGGCCGCCCCCACCATCTACGAACACGGCAGCGACGACCTCCGGTCGCGGGTGCTGCGGCCGACGCTGACGGGCGCGGTGAGTTGGTGCCAGCTGTTCAGCGAGCCGGTCGCCGGCTCCGACCTCGCCGGGTTGCAGACCACCGCCGTACGCGACGGCGACACGTGGGTCGTCAACGGTCAGAAGGTCTGGAACACCAGCGCCGACCACGCCGATCTGGCGATCCTCGTCGCCCGCACCGACTGGGGCGTCCCCAAGCACGCCGGATTGTCGTACTTCGTGCTCGACATGCACCAACCGGGGGTCGAGGCACGACCGATCCTGCAGATGAACTTCCACCGGTCGTTCATGGAGGTCTTCCTCACCGACGCGACGATCGCCCACACCGATCTGGTCGGCGGCGAGGGTGGCGGATGGCGGGTGGCCCGCGCCACGCTCGCCCACGAGCGCAGCTACTCGGTCGCCCGAGCGATCGACGTCTCCCCCACGGCCGGCGGCCGCGTGCTCGACGAAGCGCGGGCCGAAGCCGAGGCGTACCTCGAGACCTATCGCTGGTACCCGCAACGGCGCGGTCGGGCCGAACTCGCACCCGAGCGCGCTGCGACGTTCGGCATGACCGACGACCCGGTCGTGCGTCAGCAGATCACCGATCTGTGGAGCTACGAGCGGGCGGCCCAGCTGACCGCCGACCGCGCCGCAGCGGCACGTGCGCTCGGACGGCCGCCCGGGTCCGAGGGGTCGATCGGCAAGCTGGCGCTGTCGGAGGTCGCCCGCCGGTCGAACCGGGTCCACTCGACGATCTCCGGAGCGCAGGGCATGCTTCGCGACGGCGAGCACCCGCTCGACGACGTCATCGCCGAAGTGCTCGTGTCGACGCCGGCCCAATCGATCGCCGGCGGCACCGACGAGATCCAGCACAACATCATCGGCGAGAACGTGCTCGGGCTCCCCCGAGATCCGAGCGTCGATCGCGATCGACCATTCCGCGACGTCGGCCGTCAGGGCTGA